The following coding sequences are from one Microbacterium sp. SORGH_AS_0969 window:
- a CDS encoding trimeric intracellular cation channel family protein, with amino-acid sequence MNPPVFIIPLWADLTAVALGGVQGALFASGFQGQRRLDLLGVAIIGILLGMGGGLIRDLLLGLTPATLQNNWYLITATVAALVGMLLSGLFQRLNRAIVMLDAVVIGLFGVFGTSKALALGLPAVPAVFVGVLAAVGGSVLRDVLMGLPVAIMHVGSLYAVAAGGGCAVVATAAAFGVPLPVAAVVGLIVTTVIRVLAVIFDLSLPEQRKLYRRKVAVETTGIPIIRTDDDTPR; translated from the coding sequence GTGAACCCGCCCGTCTTCATCATCCCGCTGTGGGCCGACCTCACCGCGGTCGCGTTGGGCGGAGTGCAGGGCGCCCTCTTCGCCTCAGGCTTCCAGGGCCAGCGACGACTCGACCTTCTGGGCGTCGCGATCATCGGCATCCTGCTCGGAATGGGCGGCGGTCTCATTCGAGACCTTCTTCTGGGTCTCACCCCCGCGACTCTGCAGAACAACTGGTATCTGATCACAGCGACCGTCGCGGCTCTTGTGGGGATGCTCCTGTCGGGGCTGTTTCAGAGACTGAACCGCGCGATCGTCATGCTCGACGCGGTCGTCATCGGTCTGTTCGGCGTGTTCGGCACGAGTAAAGCGCTCGCCCTGGGGTTGCCGGCCGTTCCTGCGGTGTTCGTCGGCGTGCTTGCGGCGGTCGGCGGCAGCGTCCTGCGCGATGTGCTCATGGGCCTGCCCGTCGCGATCATGCACGTCGGCTCGCTCTACGCGGTCGCCGCGGGTGGCGGATGCGCGGTGGTGGCGACGGCGGCCGCTTTCGGCGTGCCCCTCCCTGTCGCGGCCGTGGTCGGTCTGATCGTCACCACGGTCATCCGCGTGCTCGCCGTGATCTTCGATCTCTCGCTTCCCGAGCAGCGGAAGCTCTACCGCCGCAAGGTCGCGGTCGAGACCACCGGCATCCCGATCATCCGAACCGACGACGACACGCCTCGATAG
- a CDS encoding pyrophosphorylase, producing MSRVLSTEQAKSAIQQIQSIVNGGFTDQISQLDAQGRILSDPNVWDGPLAAQFRGSTWPETKAALDKAKQELEELRTQLNSISQNIFSAGGGS from the coding sequence ATGTCGCGCGTTCTTTCTACCGAGCAGGCCAAGTCGGCCATTCAGCAGATCCAGTCGATCGTGAACGGGGGGTTCACCGACCAGATCTCGCAGCTCGACGCCCAGGGTCGCATCTTGTCGGACCCGAACGTCTGGGACGGCCCCCTCGCCGCCCAGTTCCGCGGCTCCACCTGGCCCGAGACCAAGGCTGCGCTCGACAAGGCCAAGCAGGAGCTCGAAGAGCTGCGCACGCAGCTCAACTCGATCTCGCAGAACATCTTCTCGGCGGGTGGCGGCTCCTGA